A single Crateriforma conspicua DNA region contains:
- a CDS encoding ArsB/NhaD family transporter produces MLSFAAVMMVTYVGVAIERFHKTVAALCGAAVLIVLSIALGLFEYPKVYEFIKEDLNIFGVIIGTGILVDVVGRSGLFHFIGMWIVRLTGGGASTLYFTLCAVTFLFVAVLTIVPAMLILSSLVLVICRSLDYKPTPLLLSVAICANSGAIATFASGLPNIMIGTAAMIPYMQFIRVSLPYAVVSLVVAVAMMRFFFRNDLPWHQTPQQREDLKARIETFDPWALVEDRRVLFRSAIILLVTVIGFALAGQLGVGMDFIAMVGATAALLFAGKGVEDAIGKVNWTVILFFMGLFVIIGCVKQTGALAWVAEQVVAVSGNRLALLVPLLGVFSAVASSIVDNIPVAATLIPIVRDISGGSVPAEPLWWTLVICCNLGGNGTPIGSISCVIAIYALKREVGVHVGWGQFLKLGGSVMLIQVAGAIVYILLLESQNLLPELASHGV; encoded by the coding sequence ATGCTGTCGTTCGCCGCCGTGATGATGGTCACCTATGTCGGCGTCGCGATCGAGCGGTTTCACAAGACCGTCGCGGCGTTGTGCGGCGCCGCGGTGCTGATCGTGTTGTCGATCGCGTTGGGGTTGTTCGAATATCCCAAGGTCTACGAATTCATCAAAGAAGACCTGAATATTTTCGGGGTCATCATCGGCACGGGCATCTTGGTGGATGTCGTCGGCCGCAGCGGCTTGTTCCACTTCATCGGCATGTGGATCGTCCGCTTGACCGGTGGTGGTGCGTCAACGTTGTACTTCACGTTGTGTGCGGTGACCTTCTTGTTCGTCGCGGTGCTGACCATCGTTCCGGCGATGTTGATTCTTAGTTCGCTGGTGCTGGTGATCTGTCGGTCGCTGGACTACAAGCCGACGCCGTTGTTGTTAAGCGTCGCGATTTGTGCCAACAGCGGCGCGATCGCGACGTTCGCCAGCGGGTTGCCCAACATCATGATCGGGACGGCGGCGATGATCCCGTACATGCAATTCATCCGTGTGTCGTTGCCCTACGCGGTGGTCAGCCTGGTCGTTGCCGTCGCGATGATGCGATTTTTCTTTCGCAATGATCTGCCTTGGCATCAGACGCCCCAGCAACGCGAAGACTTGAAGGCACGCATTGAAACGTTCGATCCGTGGGCATTGGTAGAAGACCGACGCGTGCTGTTTCGCAGTGCGATCATTCTGTTGGTGACCGTGATCGGTTTTGCGTTGGCCGGACAACTGGGCGTCGGCATGGACTTCATCGCCATGGTCGGTGCGACGGCCGCGTTGTTGTTTGCCGGCAAAGGGGTGGAAGACGCGATCGGCAAAGTCAACTGGACAGTGATCCTGTTCTTCATGGGCTTGTTCGTCATCATCGGATGCGTCAAGCAAACCGGCGCGTTGGCTTGGGTGGCCGAGCAGGTGGTCGCGGTTTCGGGCAACCGACTGGCGTTGCTGGTTCCACTGTTGGGCGTGTTTTCGGCGGTGGCCAGTTCGATCGTGGACAACATTCCCGTGGCCGCCACCTTGATTCCGATCGTGCGAGACATTTCCGGCGGATCGGTGCCGGCCGAACCGCTGTGGTGGACGCTGGTGATCTGCTGCAATCTGGGCGGCAATGGAACACCGATCGGGTCGATCAGTTGTGTGATCGCGATTTACGCGTTGAAAAGAGAGGTCGGCGTGCACGTCGGCTGGGGACAGTTTTTAAAGCTGGGTGGCAGCGTGATGTTGATCCAGGTGGCCGGCGCCATCGTGTAC